Proteins from a genomic interval of Sulfurimonas sp. HSL3-2:
- the pheS gene encoding phenylalanine--tRNA ligase subunit alpha has protein sequence MKEWYEKIRSANSVEDLENIRISIFGKKGILAEQFEKMKAVPNEEKASFAKELNTHKGELTSLFNEQKIIIQTKELQEAMKAEAIDVSLFSTTSRKGALHPVMETMDRIVEYFSSMNFSVETGPMVEDDFHNFEALNLPKYHPARDMQDTFYFKDEMLLRTHTSPVQIRTMLHTKPPIRMIAPGAVFRRDYDLTHTPMFHQVEGLLVDETGKVSFANLKYILEDFLKYMFGDVEVRFRPSFFPFTEPSAEADISCIFCKGEGCRVCSHTGWLEVLGCGIVDPNVFKAVDYEDVSGYAFGLGVERFAMLIHHIGDLRSLFEGDVRLLEQFQ, from the coding sequence TTGAAAGAGTGGTATGAAAAAATCAGATCAGCTAATAGTGTTGAAGATTTAGAAAATATACGTATATCTATTTTCGGAAAAAAAGGTATTTTAGCCGAGCAGTTTGAAAAGATGAAAGCTGTACCGAATGAGGAAAAAGCATCATTTGCAAAAGAGCTGAATACACATAAAGGTGAATTGACTTCACTATTTAATGAACAAAAGATCATTATTCAGACAAAAGAGTTACAAGAAGCGATGAAAGCCGAAGCTATCGATGTTTCTCTTTTCTCTACAACATCAAGAAAAGGTGCGCTGCATCCTGTGATGGAGACTATGGACAGAATCGTCGAATACTTTTCGTCTATGAACTTTTCTGTCGAGACAGGACCGATGGTCGAGGATGACTTTCATAACTTTGAAGCATTGAATTTGCCAAAATATCATCCGGCGCGCGATATGCAGGATACTTTTTATTTTAAAGACGAGATGCTGCTTCGTACACATACATCACCTGTTCAGATAAGAACGATGCTGCATACAAAACCGCCAATTCGTATGATAGCTCCGGGTGCAGTGTTTAGACGTGACTATGACTTGACGCATACACCGATGTTCCATCAAGTCGAGGGGCTTCTCGTAGATGAGACAGGAAAGGTATCTTTTGCAAACCTAAAATATATATTAGAGGATTTCTTAAAATATATGTTCGGTGACGTAGAAGTGCGTTTTAGACCGAGTTTCTTTCCGTTTACGGAGCCGTCTGCTGAAGCGGATATCTCATGTATCTTCTGTAAAGGTGAAGGCTGCCGTGTATGTTCACATACGGGTTGGCTAGAAGTTTTAGGATGCGGGATCGTAGATCCAAACGTCTTTAAAGCAGTTGATTATGAAGATGTAAGCGGATACGCATTTGGACTAGGTGTTGAACGTTTTGCAATGCTTATACATCATATCGGAGACCTTCGTTCGTTATTTGAAGGAGATGTTAGACTATTGGAGCAGTTTCAATGA
- a CDS encoding histidine triad nucleotide-binding protein, with product MCLFCKIVEKNIPANIELENDDFVAFHDINPKAPIHILAIPKKHVDSFNEVSAETMSGMTTFIQELTKKLGIDKSGYRVITNVGENGGQEVKHLHWHVIGGSKLRWDHLADADPKDFF from the coding sequence ATGTGTTTATTTTGTAAAATCGTTGAAAAAAATATTCCGGCAAACATAGAATTAGAGAACGATGACTTCGTCGCGTTTCATGATATTAATCCTAAAGCACCTATCCATATACTTGCCATTCCAAAGAAACACGTAGACAGTTTTAACGAGGTCTCAGCGGAGACTATGAGTGGCATGACTACTTTTATACAGGAACTTACCAAAAAGCTCGGCATAGATAAAAGCGGATACAGAGTTATTACAAATGTAGGAGAAAACGGCGGACAAGAGGTAAAACATCTGCACTGGCATGTCATAGGCGGTTCAAAACTAAGATGGGATCATTTAGCAGACGCTGATCCAAAAGACTTTTTTTAA